In Hemibagrus wyckioides isolate EC202008001 linkage group LG21, SWU_Hwy_1.0, whole genome shotgun sequence, the following proteins share a genomic window:
- the LOC131342581 gene encoding olfactory receptor class A-like protein 1: MDSELLTRGLLYLSLAVAGIPGNIAVIYAFLMVLHHERRLLTADGIVLHLAVANLLVVAVRCVLEVFATFEIVNVFDDTGCKGVIFVYRTARSLSIWLTFVLSAYQSLSIAPPGSLWATARDLFSQFLWLIFLVVWIINISVSSPSIVFAIGAKNTSKLLQNSINVQFCFVNFPSVSVKDANGAVQTVRDVVPMTLMTTASLIILIFLYRHSRQVRAIRGGGGGAGPGGGGSSERRAAITVVTLVTLYVVLYGVDNGLWVYTIMVKQTMSSALISDLRIFFSSLYAAMSPVVIIVSNKKVNRHLRCGSEEKIAG, encoded by the coding sequence ATGGACTCTGAGCTCCTAACGCGCGGCctcttgtatctctctctggctgtggcAGGAATCCCGGGGAACATTGCCGTGATCTATGCCTTTCTGATGGTGCTTCACCATGAGCGGCGTCTCCTCACAGCCGATGGTATTGTGCTGCACCTGGCCGTGGCCAACCTGCTGGTGGTGGCTGTTCGCTGTGTGCTCGAAGTTTTCGCTACCTTTGAAATTGTCAACGTTTTTGATGACACCGGTTGTAAGGGCGTGATTTTTGTGTACAGGACGGCGCGTTCGCTTTCCATCTGGCTCACCTTCGTGCTAAGCGCCTATCAGAGTCTGAGCATCGCGCCCCCGGGTTCACTCTGGGCAACAGCTCGGGACCTTTTCTCCCAGTTCCTTTGGCTCATCTTCTTGGTAGTGTGGATCATCAACATCTCCGTTAGCTCACCATCTATCGTCTTTGCCATTGGTGCCAAGAACACTTCTAAGCTCCTCCAGAACAGCATCAACGTGCAGTTCTGTTTTGTCAATTTCCCATCAGTGAGCGTGAAGGATGCCAATGGAGCTGTGCAGACGGTCAGAGACGTGGTGCCCATGACACTCATGACCACAGCCAGCCTAatcatcctcatcttcctctACAGACACAGCCGGCAGGTCAGAGCTATccgtggcggtggtggtggagcAGGACCAGGTGGAGGAGGTTCTTCAGAACGCAGGGCAGCCATTACTGTGGTCACGCTGGTGACGCtgtatgttgtgttgtatgGAGTGGACAACGGGCTTTGGGTTTACACCATCATGGTAAAACAGACCATGTCGTCTGCGCTCATCTCAGACCTGCGGATCTTCTTCTCTTCCCTGTATGCTGCCATGAGCCCCGTCGTCATCATCGTGTCCAATAAGAAAGTGAACAGACATCTGAGGTGTGGCAGTGAGGAGAAGATTGCAGGCTGA